A genomic window from Aethina tumida isolate Nest 87 chromosome 4, icAetTumi1.1, whole genome shotgun sequence includes:
- the LOC109600104 gene encoding general odorant-binding protein 70, translating to MSSCTLLIIAVAVVLLGTVESKSKVCEIPETAPQKIESVINECQDEIKIAILSEALEALSITEHKNSRAKRSAFSRDEKRIAGCLLQCVYRKMKAVNEKGFPTTEGLVKLYTEGITQKEYILATLQSVSTCLVDAHKKHLTTPQAIEQEGKTCDIAYDIFDCVSEKIGEYCGQTP from the exons ATGTCTAGCTGCACTTTATTGATTATTGCGGTTGCGGTGGTGCTTCTCGGTACCGTCGAGTCTAAG agTAAGGTTTGTGAAATACCGGAAACGGCCCCTCAGAAGATCGAATCGGTCATCAACGAATGTCAGGATGAAATTAAGATTGCCATTTTATCag AAGCTCTGGAGGCTTTGAGCATCACCGAACACAAGAACAGCAGGGCTAAGAGGAGCGCATTTTCGAGGGATGAAAAACGAATTGCTGGG TGTCTGTTACAATGTGTCTACAGGAAGATGAAAGCT gtGAACGAAAAGGGATTTCCGACCACCGAAGGTTTGGTGAAGCTGTACACTGAAGGTATCACGCAGAAGGAATACATTCTGGCCACGCTTCAGTCCGTCAGCACTTGTTTGGTTGACGCTCACAAGAAACATTTGACCACACCCCAAGCCATCGAAC aGGAAGGAAAAACATGTGACATAGCCTACGACATATTCGACTGCGTCTCAGAAAAGATCGGCGAGTATTGCGGCCAGACGCCGTAA
- the LOC109600100 gene encoding uncharacterized protein LOC109600100: METWNLYIVLILVTVTIQNIQAVDDDYNLLNRDGSFQFGYNNGDSFHFADGNRNNVVKGEFGGRNPGTGAIDTTVYTAGPRGYRPRGKNVHRKYDLNQNGPRPVGNKDDPYYDPYEDPSYNFSFRTRTYNRDEGANRVGDVTGRYSYLDDVGERHNVEYIAGKNTGFHVRTPFPDSNPRAYGPLYFNGRGKPIPRGRTSIQRGLDGSYRFVSAGPDQRRTEVSDSTGHVRGSYTYLDDKGVQHSVHYIAGPETGYRVLKNVKGPHLPTVFPFGRPGILPSDFYDYLGDKGDVFDTAASGSPVNNNVDNNLKPGKDEVPTFDGGIDVNKDDFNKFNNDLGSSTTPFPTSRPTRPFGPTRPFGGGGGARPNYDDDGGDSDFDLFGDGGGGSTTAKPYDDGSYSTTTGRPSSRPTSTTTSRPFGGGASTGFGDSSEDFGSRPRPGGGSSSTPRPSTDDDFSSFGGDSGRPTGGRPGGGRPSRPNYDDLGDGSDDFGLFGSESNSRPPLPSRPGHFGISEGNDGRDCPKCRGTIVTNVGYRTFSVPPGVSVRAHVQAIDLLPLSESVRSPSDQFNEDTLIKTEQLNEAPSNHNSTTVVSTTSAKNTAKDITTTVAPTTYNSTST, from the exons ATGGAAACATGGAAT TTGTACATCGTCCTTATATTAGTAACAGttacaatacaaaacattCAAGCTGTGGACGATGATTACAACCTCCTGAACAGAGACGGGTCCTTCCAGTTCGGCTACAACAACGGCGACTCGTTCCACTTCGCCGATGGCAACAGAAACAACGTTGTAAAGGGCGAATTTGGCGGACGAAATCCGGGAACAG GAGCAATTGATACGACTGTCTACACCGCTGGACCAAGAGGTTACAGACCTAGAGGCAAGAACGTGCACCGGAAGTACGACTTGAACCAAAACGGCCCGAGGCCGGTGGGCAACAAGGACGACCCCTATTACGACCCGTACGAGGATCCCAGCTACAACTTCTCGTTCAGAACCAGGACCTACAACAGGGACGAGGGTGCTAACAGAGTTGGGGACGTCACTGGACGGTACTCGTATTTGGATGACGTGGGGGAGAGGCACAATGTTGAGTATATAGCGGGTAAGAATACAGGTTTCCACGTCAGGACGCCCTTCCCGGACTCGAATCCCAGAGCTTATGGACCTTTGTACTTCAACGGGAGGGGTAAACCCATTCCTAGGGGCAGGACTTCCATACAACGCGGTCTTGATGGCAGCTACAG GTTTGTATCAGCTGGGCCGGATCAAAGACGTACGGAAGTCAGCGACTCAACAGGTCACGTCCGAGGTTCCTACACCTATTTGGACGACAAAGGTGTGCAACATTCGGTTCATTACATCGCCGGTCCGGAAACAGGATACAGGGTGTTGAAGAATGTTAAAGGCCCCCATTTACCTACGGTATTTCCCTTCGGAAGACCAGGAATATTGCCTTCAGACTTTTACGACTACTTGGGTGACAAAGGGGATGTGTTTGACACGGCTGCAAGTGGTAGTCCTGTTAACAATAACGTTGACAATAACCTTAAGCCGGGTAAAGATGAAGTACCCACCTTTGACGGTGGAATTGACGTGAACAAGGACGACTTTAACAAATTCAACAACGACTTGGGATCATCGACGACTCCTTTCCCAACAAGTCGACCGACAAGACCTTTCGGACCAACTAGACCGTTTGGGGGCGGTGGTGGTGCTAGACCGAATTACGACGACGACGGTGGGGACTCAGATTTTGACTTGTTCGGTGACGGTGGTGGTGGAAGTACGACAGCTAAACCATACGATGACGGCTCTTACAGTACCACAACGGGTAGACCCTCAAGCAGGCCGACTTCAACTACAACATCCAGACCTTTCGGTGGAGGAGCATCCACTGGCTTCGGTGACAGTTCCGAGGACTTTGGTTCTAGACCAAGACCAGGAGGTGGTAGTAGTAGCACACCTCGACCATCAACTGACGATGACTTCAGCAGCTTCGGTGGAGACAGTGGAAGACCTACAGGTGGAAGGCCTGGAGGCGGTAGACCGAGTAGACCTAATTACGACGACCTGGGCGATGGGTCTGATGATTTCGGCCTTTTTGGCAGCGAATCGAACTCGCGACCCCCATTGCCCAGCAGGCCGGGGCACTTCGGCATAAGTGAAGGTAATGACGGACGCGACTGTCCTAAATGCAGGGGTACAATTGTGACTAACGTGGGCTATCGTACGTTCTCGGTGCCACCCGGTGTATCGGTCCGAGCTCATGTGCAAGCCATTGATTTGTTGCCTCTTTCAGAGAGTGTTCGATCACCCAGTGACCAATTCAATGAAGATACCCTGATTAAAACTGAACAGCTGAACGAGGCACCTTCGAACCATAACTCCACCACGGTGGTTAGCACCACGTCCGCCAAAAACACTGCCAAAGATATCACGACCACGGTCGCACCCACTACGTATAACTCGACAAGTACTTAG